A genomic stretch from Edaphobacter aggregans includes:
- a CDS encoding glycosyl hydrolase 115 family protein has protein sequence MLPSFLAIRAARVAAFVIIAASASILAVQRAWALGQEQYVQFSAAPGSFTIVNANTTATIYVDPKDWPGVLRAANDLSNDIKDVTGKTPKVISGSKFTERNVIIIGTLGKSEIIDRLVAARKVDVSAIRGKWESYFTEVVRKPLPGIDSALIICGSDKRGSIYGIYDLSEESGQSPWYYWADVPAKKHAELHVKAGKFSVGEPSVKYRGIFFNDEAPSLSGYIHAKYGDIPPHNDPAKGPLMAAGVANYGQEFYSHVFELLLRCKGNYLWPAMWNNAFNEDDPANAATADMYGIVMGTSHQEPMLRAQKEWDRLPRSVTGGPWNYATHSDVLDRFWRDGLIRNKNYESIITMGLRGENDSAMVQGTDQAIDLLNKIIPAQRKIIVETINPDVTKVPQMWSLYKEVQNYYETGGLQAPDDITLLWAEDNNGNIRRLPTAEERKRSGGAGIYYHFDYHGGPTDYRWVNTSPIPRVWDQMSLAKQYGADRIWIVNVGKFKNIEFATDYFLNLGWNSNRWTNDTMREYTRLWATREFGPEHAGEIADIITLYTKFNGRRKPERLETSTYSVANYNEAETVANDYNALALRAEALSKLLPKDQQDAFYELVLFPVKACANLNEMYVAGAKNELYARQGRVSANDFADIARRDYANDAALMKHYNTEFAGGKWDHFQDDVHIGYTSWAEPRTPSMEQIHLTSVPETSLPALGVAVENSAAAWPGGEGEPILPRFNSIARQRRYIDVFNRGAGAVQYTATPSDPWIVLSAVRGSVAKEERLWVSIDWSRVPQGAASGSVKIAQDDRAVNIKVSAISAADVTRDTLTGFVEDGGVVSIEPEHYTSKTEVGDLKWIRVEDYGRTLSAMRGQGPVDFGPLAPPRGSPRLEYKTYFFTSGEATVYNVLAPNLAFIPGRDLRFAVSIDDQAPVMVTGVATTIVAGSSPRDGNEWQKNVKDEARIVSTKVLIPTSGYHTLKLWMVDPGITLQKIFIDLGGLKPSYLGPPESYNKPLSLSQAKASHK, from the coding sequence ATGCTTCCGTCTTTTCTTGCAATCCGCGCAGCACGGGTTGCCGCTTTTGTCATAATCGCTGCATCCGCCTCCATTCTAGCCGTGCAGCGTGCATGGGCTCTGGGTCAGGAACAATACGTTCAATTCTCGGCGGCTCCCGGCAGTTTCACCATAGTGAACGCGAATACAACGGCGACGATCTACGTTGATCCGAAGGATTGGCCGGGTGTCCTTCGAGCCGCCAACGATCTCTCCAATGACATCAAGGACGTCACCGGCAAGACGCCCAAAGTCATCTCCGGCTCCAAGTTTACAGAGCGCAACGTCATCATCATCGGCACCCTCGGCAAGAGCGAGATCATCGACCGGTTAGTCGCCGCGAGAAAAGTCGACGTGTCCGCTATCCGGGGCAAATGGGAATCATATTTCACGGAGGTGGTCCGCAAGCCGCTGCCGGGGATTGATTCGGCTCTGATCATTTGCGGTTCCGACAAACGCGGCTCCATCTACGGTATCTACGATCTCTCGGAAGAGTCCGGCCAGTCGCCCTGGTACTACTGGGCCGATGTGCCTGCCAAGAAACATGCTGAGCTCCACGTCAAAGCCGGCAAGTTCTCCGTCGGCGAGCCTTCCGTCAAATATCGCGGCATCTTTTTCAACGACGAAGCTCCATCCCTGTCGGGCTACATCCACGCCAAATACGGTGATATCCCGCCGCACAATGACCCTGCCAAGGGGCCCCTCATGGCCGCCGGTGTTGCCAATTACGGTCAAGAATTTTATTCGCACGTCTTCGAACTCCTGCTTCGATGCAAGGGGAATTACCTTTGGCCCGCCATGTGGAACAACGCATTCAATGAAGATGACCCGGCGAACGCAGCCACCGCCGATATGTATGGCATCGTCATGGGCACCAGCCACCAGGAACCCATGCTTCGCGCTCAGAAGGAATGGGATCGCCTGCCCCGGTCGGTGACCGGAGGACCATGGAACTACGCCACACACTCTGACGTGCTCGACCGGTTCTGGCGAGACGGCCTTATCCGGAACAAGAATTACGAAAGCATCATTACCATGGGTCTGCGCGGCGAGAACGACTCCGCCATGGTCCAGGGCACGGACCAGGCCATCGATCTCCTCAATAAAATCATCCCTGCCCAGCGCAAGATTATCGTCGAGACCATCAATCCGGATGTCACCAAGGTTCCCCAAATGTGGAGCCTTTACAAGGAAGTCCAGAATTACTACGAGACCGGGGGACTGCAGGCTCCCGACGACATCACCCTTCTGTGGGCTGAAGACAACAATGGGAACATTCGCCGCCTCCCCACCGCCGAGGAACGCAAACGATCAGGGGGCGCCGGTATCTACTATCACTTCGACTACCACGGCGGACCTACCGATTACCGCTGGGTCAACACCAGCCCCATCCCCCGTGTCTGGGACCAGATGTCGCTGGCCAAACAGTACGGTGCCGATCGCATATGGATCGTCAATGTCGGCAAGTTCAAGAACATCGAATTTGCCACCGATTACTTTCTCAACCTCGGTTGGAATTCAAACCGGTGGACCAACGACACTATGCGCGAATACACGCGCCTGTGGGCCACGCGCGAGTTCGGCCCCGAGCACGCCGGCGAAATCGCCGACATCATAACCCTTTATACGAAGTTCAACGGACGGCGCAAGCCCGAGCGTCTCGAAACGAGTACCTACAGCGTAGCCAACTACAATGAGGCGGAGACCGTCGCCAACGACTATAATGCGCTGGCCTTGAGGGCAGAAGCACTCTCCAAACTCTTGCCGAAGGACCAGCAGGACGCCTTCTACGAACTTGTGCTCTTCCCCGTCAAAGCCTGCGCCAACCTCAACGAAATGTACGTCGCCGGCGCGAAGAACGAGCTTTATGCCCGACAGGGCCGCGTCAGTGCCAATGACTTCGCCGATATCGCCCGCAGAGACTATGCCAACGACGCCGCGCTGATGAAGCATTACAACACGGAGTTTGCCGGCGGCAAGTGGGATCACTTCCAGGACGACGTCCACATAGGCTACACCAGCTGGGCCGAACCCCGAACTCCCAGCATGGAACAGATTCACCTCACCTCGGTCCCTGAGACGAGCCTCCCGGCACTCGGCGTCGCCGTTGAGAACTCAGCTGCCGCGTGGCCGGGCGGCGAAGGGGAACCCATCCTGCCCAGGTTCAACTCGATCGCCCGGCAGCGGCGTTATATCGACGTGTTCAACCGCGGCGCCGGTGCGGTCCAATATACCGCCACGCCCAGTGATCCATGGATCGTCCTGTCCGCCGTTCGAGGTTCTGTCGCGAAGGAGGAACGCCTCTGGGTCAGTATTGACTGGTCCAGGGTTCCGCAAGGCGCCGCCTCTGGCAGTGTCAAGATTGCGCAGGACGACAGAGCGGTGAACATCAAAGTTAGCGCCATCTCCGCTGCCGACGTCACCCGCGACACGCTTACCGGCTTTGTCGAAGACGGTGGCGTCGTTTCCATCGAGCCCGAGCACTACACCAGCAAGACCGAGGTCGGCGACCTGAAGTGGATCAGGGTCGAGGACTACGGCCGCACACTCTCTGCCATGCGCGGGCAGGGTCCGGTAGATTTTGGACCCCTGGCGCCTCCCCGAGGATCGCCCCGCCTGGAGTACAAGACCTACTTCTTCACCTCCGGGGAGGCGACGGTCTACAACGTCCTCGCCCCCAATCTTGCGTTCATCCCGGGTCGCGATCTGCGCTTTGCCGTCTCCATTGACGATCAGGCGCCTGTAATGGTGACGGGTGTAGCGACGACCATTGTTGCCGGTTCCTCGCCGCGGGACGGCAACGAGTGGCAGAAGAACGTGAAGGACGAGGCGCGCATTGTGTCGACCAAAGTCCTGATCCCCACCTCCGGGTACCACACGCTCAAGTTATGGATGGTCGATCCCGGCATCACCCTGCAGAAGATTTTTA
- a CDS encoding transposase produces the protein MRGLAKPCGYRLPASSTLCFAKRCVEVLPPGLVQALGPVLEQIASLTVKIKHYDRLVNQLTETDYIETQALIKVYGVGDLTALTYVLTWGNKQRFKRSRDVGCYLGLRPRRSQSGDRDPQLEITKAGNVYLRSLLVECGNHVLGPPGKDSTLRRWSLHLAERGGKQSRNRAIVAVACKLAVLLHRI, from the coding sequence GTGCGGGGTCTCGCGAAGCCTTGCGGCTATCGCCTGCCCGCTTCCTCCACGCTGTGTTTTGCGAAGCGGTGCGTGGAGGTGCTGCCGCCTGGACTTGTGCAGGCACTTGGCCCGGTGCTCGAACAGATCGCCTCGTTGACGGTGAAGATCAAGCACTACGATCGTCTCGTCAATCAACTCACTGAGACCGATTACATCGAGACTCAGGCACTGATCAAGGTCTACGGCGTAGGCGATTTAACGGCTCTGACCTATGTGTTGACGTGGGGCAACAAGCAGCGCTTCAAGCGAAGTCGGGACGTAGGATGCTATCTCGGCCTGCGGCCCAGACGAAGCCAGTCTGGTGACCGCGATCCACAACTCGAGATCACCAAGGCCGGCAACGTTTACCTGCGATCTCTGCTGGTCGAGTGCGGGAACCATGTTCTCGGACCACCAGGAAAAGACTCCACGCTGCGACGCTGGAGCCTTCACCTGGCCGAACGCGGAGGCAAGCAGTCACGCAACCGAGCCATCGTCGCTGTCGCCTGCAAGCTTGCCGTTCTGCTCCATCGTATCTAG
- a CDS encoding transposase encodes MTIGIELGDVWSHYCTLNQDGEVVDRGRFRTTTACVDKWFTDLPRTRIAMEAGTHSIWISEQLQELGHEVLGANVRELRAISHSDRTSDQADAEKLARFARMDPKILRPISHRTIAQQEALL; translated from the coding sequence ATGACGATCGGGATCGAGCTTGGGGATGTCTGGAGTCATTACTGCACGCTCAACCAGGACGGCGAAGTCGTCGACCGCGGGCGGTTCCGAACGACAACCGCCTGCGTCGACAAGTGGTTTACTGATCTGCCACGCACCCGGATCGCGATGGAAGCGGGAACGCATTCGATCTGGATCAGCGAGCAGTTGCAGGAGTTGGGTCACGAAGTGCTGGGGGCGAACGTGCGCGAGCTGCGAGCGATTTCTCACAGTGATCGCACGAGCGACCAAGCGGATGCGGAGAAGCTGGCACGATTTGCTCGCATGGACCCGAAGATCCTTCGGCCGATCTCGCACCGGACCATTGCGCAACAGGAGGCGCTACTCTAA
- a CDS encoding TonB-dependent receptor, giving the protein MGGVAEDTWKARKNLTLTVGLRWDNEGNPWSKSPTTVFANFYLGPGQTFQEQVANGFTKATQKALKHSLNDLWSPRGGVAWDVTGRGETVVRGGVGLFNNWLTQANVQEEFRGSPPSPITPTFTQGTATPPLFILGTGGKPHSDLLILLWPDRRSVLRLVPMDA; this is encoded by the coding sequence GTGGGGGGGGTTGCTGAGGATACCTGGAAGGCGCGGAAGAATCTTACCCTTACCGTAGGACTGCGCTGGGACAATGAAGGCAACCCCTGGTCGAAGAGCCCAACTACGGTCTTCGCAAACTTCTATCTCGGTCCGGGGCAGACATTTCAAGAGCAGGTGGCGAACGGCTTCACCAAGGCAACCCAAAAAGCCCTCAAGCACTCTCTCAATGACCTGTGGAGCCCTCGCGGTGGTGTGGCCTGGGATGTTACGGGACGGGGCGAAACGGTTGTACGTGGTGGAGTCGGCTTGTTCAACAACTGGCTGACTCAAGCCAACGTCCAGGAGGAATTTCGCGGCAGTCCACCTAGCCCGATCACACCAACCTTTACCCAGGGAACGGCCACTCCGCCGTTATTCATTCTGGGGACTGGTGGCAAGCCCCATTCGGATTTACTTATCCTCCTCTGGCCGGATCGCCGCTCTGTCCTACGCTTGGTTCCAATGGATGCCTGA
- a CDS encoding tetratricopeptide repeat protein: MSAVISALRAQQFEQALRLLQPALERSSKDPRLWSLQGVALSGEGRKKEALAAFQHALSLAPGTYTITVEATGFAKTESRVDLLT, translated from the coding sequence GTGTCCGCGGTCATTTCAGCGTTACGTGCTCAGCAATTTGAACAGGCGCTGCGGCTGCTTCAACCCGCGCTCGAACGGTCCTCCAAAGATCCCCGCCTGTGGTCTCTGCAGGGTGTAGCCCTTTCCGGAGAGGGCCGCAAGAAGGAGGCCCTAGCTGCTTTCCAGCACGCCCTGAGTCTCGCTCCCGGCACGTATACGATTACGGTAGAAGCCACGGGGTTCGCCAAGACCGAGTCCAGAGTAGACCTTCTGACCTAG
- a CDS encoding glycoside hydrolase family 127 protein, whose amino-acid sequence MNRNRCSDIPENLISHSLKDDSSLEPSRREFLVGLGGTAVLTALSTSTAFAQAPESALNVARVAVPTSLTMASENKISALNDGFTPTNSLDRSHAHYAVWAEPSTGSRKGWVQYDWSEPVNINKVDIYWAVDRPRPGELPGSYVYRIAAPESYRILYWNGSEFVPVPQPEGLGIALDTFNATTFEPVKTSKLRIEVVPQPDRPAGILEWKVFNYGPIPSLPPVVDAGVDRSVVSNGQTFLSGKVTWLEDSSRNKARWVKTTGPGAVAFADSSSMLTTATFTQPGDYTLALQATGSKGPMRTIGVHVEPTPPADRLNVVYTRKYSIDGQLWRERAKVLIVNWIPHCIAMCERTDIPAMRGDGGIDNFIEASKANRGEPHGRHKGYVFSNAWVHQTVESMCIALMVDPQGDPEIVKAQELMRATLERWIPVILAAQMPDGYLQTAYILADRKEWPERWSPEHRGNHEGYVSGYFIESAINHYTLTDGKDLRLYNAAKKLADCWAANIGPGKKEWFDGHQEMEQALVRFGRFVNDQEENHRGDAYISLAKFLLDSRRGGNEYDQSHLPLGQQYEAVGHAVRATYFYSGMADIAAETQDHDYQSAVISLWDNMVNKKYYLTGGIGSGETSEGFGPNYSLRNEAYCETCSSCGLVFFQYKLNLAYHDAKYADLYEQTMYNALLGGLALDGQSYCYTNPLVNTERAKWHVCPCCVGNIARTLLMIPTWTYVKSSDGLYVNMFVGSRIHVGKVAGTNVEVVQKTEYPWHGTISIVVNPEEAKTFSVYVRIPDRTTSKLYKESPRVRGVKRFAVNGQEQMPVIRKGYAVVTREWKAGDRIDLELPIEPQRVVADSHVKADQDLVALKYGPLVYNVETKDNGTIEQKPGNAPLRAEWRADLLGGVMVISGQWEDGSPMLAVPNFARMNRVTSPHEYPRDTERDLAPGSRPSIDSKVWI is encoded by the coding sequence ATGAATCGGAATCGGTGTTCAGATATCCCAGAGAATCTGATCTCACATTCGCTAAAAGATGATTCATCGCTCGAGCCGAGCCGTCGAGAATTCCTGGTAGGGCTCGGGGGTACCGCTGTTCTGACCGCGCTGTCGACAAGCACTGCGTTTGCACAGGCTCCTGAAAGTGCTCTCAACGTTGCGCGTGTTGCTGTTCCGACGAGCCTGACGATGGCGAGCGAAAACAAGATATCTGCCCTGAATGACGGCTTCACTCCAACGAACTCACTAGACCGCTCTCACGCGCACTATGCAGTATGGGCAGAGCCTTCGACTGGCAGCCGCAAAGGCTGGGTTCAGTACGATTGGAGCGAACCAGTCAACATAAACAAAGTCGATATCTATTGGGCTGTCGATCGCCCAAGGCCAGGCGAATTGCCGGGCAGTTACGTCTACCGGATTGCGGCACCCGAGAGTTACAGGATTCTTTATTGGAATGGAAGTGAGTTCGTTCCGGTTCCTCAGCCTGAGGGTCTTGGCATCGCACTTGACACGTTCAATGCGACAACCTTTGAACCTGTGAAGACAAGCAAACTGCGGATCGAGGTGGTACCTCAGCCCGATCGGCCGGCAGGAATCCTTGAATGGAAAGTCTTCAACTACGGCCCCATTCCGTCACTTCCGCCAGTGGTTGATGCCGGCGTGGACCGCTCCGTTGTGAGCAACGGCCAAACCTTCCTTTCGGGTAAAGTGACCTGGCTCGAAGATTCAAGCAGGAACAAGGCCCGCTGGGTCAAGACTACAGGACCGGGCGCAGTGGCCTTTGCCGATTCGTCTTCCATGTTGACCACTGCGACATTCACGCAGCCCGGCGACTACACGCTGGCGCTACAGGCTACCGGTAGCAAAGGTCCTATGCGGACGATTGGCGTGCATGTGGAACCGACTCCTCCTGCCGACCGACTCAACGTGGTTTACACGCGGAAGTACTCGATCGACGGCCAACTCTGGAGAGAACGCGCGAAGGTTCTCATTGTGAACTGGATTCCACATTGCATCGCGATGTGCGAGCGAACCGATATTCCTGCGATGCGAGGTGACGGCGGAATCGACAACTTCATCGAGGCAAGCAAGGCGAACCGTGGCGAGCCCCATGGTAGGCACAAGGGCTATGTCTTCTCGAACGCTTGGGTACACCAGACGGTTGAGTCCATGTGTATCGCTCTCATGGTTGACCCACAGGGCGATCCGGAGATAGTCAAGGCACAGGAACTGATGCGCGCGACCCTAGAGCGCTGGATTCCGGTCATTCTTGCTGCACAGATGCCGGATGGCTACCTACAAACCGCTTACATTTTGGCCGACCGCAAGGAGTGGCCGGAGCGCTGGTCGCCTGAGCATCGCGGCAATCATGAAGGGTATGTCTCAGGGTACTTCATCGAGTCGGCGATCAACCATTACACACTCACAGACGGCAAAGACCTTCGCCTGTACAACGCCGCGAAGAAGCTGGCGGACTGCTGGGCTGCGAACATAGGGCCCGGTAAGAAGGAATGGTTCGACGGACACCAGGAGATGGAGCAGGCATTGGTACGCTTCGGCCGATTCGTCAATGATCAGGAGGAGAATCATCGTGGAGACGCGTATATCTCTCTCGCAAAATTTCTCCTCGACTCGCGTCGCGGCGGGAATGAGTATGACCAAAGCCACTTACCTCTTGGCCAGCAGTATGAGGCGGTTGGCCACGCCGTGCGCGCCACGTATTTCTACTCAGGCATGGCGGATATCGCAGCCGAAACCCAGGACCACGACTACCAGAGCGCGGTGATTTCGCTCTGGGACAACATGGTCAATAAGAAGTACTATTTGACAGGCGGTATCGGAAGCGGCGAGACATCTGAGGGCTTTGGACCAAATTACTCACTGCGCAACGAAGCTTACTGTGAGACCTGCTCAAGCTGCGGACTTGTCTTTTTCCAATACAAGCTCAATCTGGCATACCATGACGCGAAGTACGCAGATCTTTACGAACAGACGATGTACAACGCTCTGCTCGGCGGACTTGCGCTCGATGGACAAAGCTACTGCTATACCAATCCGCTCGTAAACACAGAGCGAGCCAAGTGGCATGTGTGCCCCTGCTGCGTTGGCAACATAGCACGCACATTGCTCATGATTCCGACTTGGACTTACGTGAAGAGCAGCGACGGGCTCTACGTGAACATGTTCGTCGGGAGCCGCATTCATGTTGGTAAGGTTGCGGGCACCAACGTTGAAGTCGTACAGAAAACGGAATACCCCTGGCACGGGACGATTTCGATCGTCGTAAATCCAGAGGAGGCTAAGACCTTTTCGGTCTATGTGCGAATCCCGGACCGAACCACGAGCAAGCTCTACAAAGAATCGCCTCGCGTTCGGGGCGTGAAGCGGTTTGCAGTCAATGGGCAAGAGCAGATGCCGGTCATTCGCAAGGGCTATGCCGTGGTGACACGTGAGTGGAAGGCTGGAGACCGCATCGATCTGGAATTGCCGATTGAGCCACAACGGGTGGTCGCCGACAGCCACGTCAAGGCAGACCAGGACTTGGTGGCCTTGAAATACGGACCGCTCGTCTACAACGTCGAAACGAAGGACAACGGCACGATCGAACAGAAACCCGGCAACGCACCACTACGGGCGGAGTGGCGTGCAGATCTTCTCGGCGGTGTGATGGTGATTTCAGGTCAGTGGGAGGATGGCTCGCCGATGCTGGCGGTCCCAAATTTCGCACGCATGAACCGAGTGACATCGCCACACGAATACCCTAGGGATACGGAGAGAGATTTGGCGCCAGGATCCAGACCGTCCATTGACTCAAAGGTGTGGATCTAG
- a CDS encoding proline racemase family protein, translating to MAQLQIRHVIDSHTEGEPTRVVISGGPDLGKGLLSDRLYRFRTEFDGFRSGSVCEPRGSEAIVGALLEEPINRAACAAVIFFNDVGYLGMCGHGMIGLVTTLQYMGRIGPGLHTIETLVGDVCAHLHEDGSVTVANVPGYRYRAAVSIDVPEYGSFSGDIAWGGNWFYLIEKHPFKLTVANRHELVSAATAIRNALQAAGITGLDGAHIDHIEFFSNPVNPENSSRNFVLCPGASFDRSPCGTGTSAKMACLHADGLLQPGELWRQEGILGTVFTGTVQKAANGAVHPSIRGRAWITGETKLLFHQDDPFAQGIRF from the coding sequence ATGGCTCAGCTGCAAATTCGTCATGTTATTGACTCGCATACGGAAGGAGAGCCGACCCGGGTTGTGATCTCTGGCGGTCCTGACCTTGGAAAAGGCCTTCTTTCTGACCGTCTTTACCGTTTCAGGACAGAGTTTGATGGCTTTCGATCAGGGAGTGTGTGTGAACCTCGCGGATCAGAGGCGATTGTAGGAGCGCTGCTGGAGGAACCGATCAACAGGGCAGCCTGCGCGGCAGTGATCTTCTTCAATGATGTGGGTTATCTCGGGATGTGCGGGCACGGCATGATTGGATTGGTTACCACGCTGCAATACATGGGTCGTATTGGGCCTGGTTTGCACACTATTGAGACCCTGGTAGGAGATGTCTGCGCGCATCTGCACGAAGATGGAAGCGTTACTGTAGCTAATGTTCCCGGCTACCGGTATCGGGCCGCAGTCTCGATTGATGTGCCGGAATATGGCAGTTTTAGTGGCGATATCGCATGGGGCGGCAATTGGTTCTATCTGATTGAGAAGCATCCGTTTAAGCTAACGGTTGCGAATCGCCATGAACTGGTTTCGGCAGCGACCGCCATTCGCAATGCCCTCCAGGCTGCAGGCATTACAGGTTTAGATGGCGCACACATCGACCATATCGAATTTTTTTCGAACCCCGTGAATCCAGAGAACTCCTCGCGAAACTTTGTTCTCTGTCCTGGCGCGTCATTTGACCGCTCACCATGTGGGACGGGTACGAGCGCAAAAATGGCGTGCCTGCATGCAGATGGTCTGCTTCAGCCCGGGGAGTTGTGGCGGCAGGAGGGGATCCTGGGTACGGTCTTCACTGGTACTGTGCAGAAGGCCGCCAACGGTGCGGTACACCCGAGCATTCGTGGACGCGCGTGGATAACTGGAGAGACGAAATTACTGTTCCATCAAGATGATCCGTTCGCACAGGGTATCCGGTTCTGA
- a CDS encoding NAD(P)/FAD-dependent oxidoreductase — translation MKSFDIVVVGAGIVGCAVARELSRAGMRVGIVEGGAHRGATAAGMGHVVVMDDSPAQLVLTQYSCSLWRKEADHLPVAVEYEGFGTIWIAANDEEMEEVHAKHAIYAQTGVVSAVLNAAELVMAEPNLRKDLAGGLLVPHDAVIYPPAAAEFFLSEAQRLGAALFRSRAVQASHGEVSLEDGTLLQAERIVLATGTECDLLSALPLQKRKGHLAITDRYPGFLCHQLVELGYLKSAHKLVADSVAFNIQPRQTGQLLIGSSRQYGDDDPGVDAAILRQMLERAVSYMPALAGMSVLRVWTGFRAATLDKLPLIGPAAGLSDDTSLWLAAGFEGLGITNALGAARLLLDGLLNRTPEIDAGPYLPARMVNRMEIARA, via the coding sequence ATGAAGTCGTTCGATATTGTCGTTGTGGGCGCGGGAATTGTAGGGTGCGCGGTTGCGCGGGAGCTATCACGGGCAGGCATGCGTGTGGGCATCGTCGAAGGAGGTGCGCATAGGGGTGCGACGGCGGCGGGCATGGGCCATGTGGTAGTGATGGACGATTCTCCAGCGCAGCTTGTATTAACGCAATACTCATGTTCGCTATGGCGAAAAGAAGCTGATCATCTGCCGGTAGCGGTTGAGTATGAGGGTTTCGGCACAATCTGGATAGCTGCCAATGATGAGGAGATGGAGGAGGTTCACGCGAAGCATGCGATCTATGCGCAGACCGGAGTTGTGAGCGCGGTTTTAAACGCTGCCGAATTAGTCATGGCTGAACCGAATCTTCGCAAGGACCTTGCTGGTGGACTGCTTGTGCCGCATGATGCAGTGATCTATCCTCCGGCGGCAGCAGAATTTTTTCTCTCGGAAGCTCAGCGCTTGGGAGCGGCGCTCTTTCGTTCAAGAGCGGTGCAAGCCTCGCACGGCGAGGTAAGTCTGGAAGACGGAACGTTGTTGCAGGCTGAACGTATCGTGCTTGCTACGGGTACGGAGTGTGATCTGCTATCGGCACTCCCATTACAAAAGCGAAAGGGACACTTGGCGATTACGGATCGCTATCCTGGATTTCTGTGTCATCAGCTGGTCGAACTAGGCTACCTGAAGAGCGCACACAAATTAGTCGCCGACTCAGTGGCCTTCAATATTCAGCCTCGGCAGACAGGGCAGTTGCTAATAGGGTCGTCGCGGCAGTATGGAGACGATGATCCTGGAGTAGATGCGGCCATTCTGCGCCAGATGCTAGAGCGCGCCGTGAGCTATATGCCTGCATTGGCAGGGATGTCGGTTCTGCGTGTGTGGACTGGGTTTCGCGCTGCGACCCTGGACAAATTGCCGCTGATTGGACCGGCGGCAGGACTCTCGGATGATACGTCCTTGTGGCTGGCAGCGGGGTTTGAGGGGCTAGGAATCACGAATGCTCTTGGAGCCGCGCGGCTGCTGCTGGACGGGTTGTTGAACCGCACCCCTGAAATTGACGCTGGCCCCTATTTGCCCGCAAGGATGGTTAACAGGATGGAGATCGCCCGTGCCTGA
- a CDS encoding (2Fe-2S)-binding protein — translation MTVTINGRLLEVVAGTVVSAAMLQAGEPCRISVSGEPRTAMCGMGICFECRAVVNGVAHRRTCQFVCADGLRVETMR, via the coding sequence GTGACTGTAACGATCAATGGCAGGCTTTTAGAGGTGGTCGCAGGGACAGTTGTCTCGGCTGCAATGCTGCAAGCAGGGGAACCTTGCCGCATTTCGGTTTCGGGGGAGCCGAGAACTGCTATGTGCGGAATGGGAATCTGTTTTGAATGCCGTGCAGTGGTAAATGGCGTGGCGCATCGCCGAACATGCCAGTTTGTATGCGCGGATGGCCTGAGGGTGGAGACGATGCGGTGA